In the Acidovorax sp. A79 genome, one interval contains:
- a CDS encoding TRAP transporter substrate-binding protein, producing the protein MDRRSIIKHAGIAGVLAAGVAPAVHAQAAVRWRLASSFPKPLDTIYGGAEVFANAVKAMSGGKFEISVHAGGELMPAMGVADGVQQGSVEMCHTVPYYFYGKNPAFALGSAIPFGMNSRQMNAWMMHGNGRKLMDEFYAGYGMLSFAGGNTGTQMGGWYRKEIKSVADLKGLKMRLGGGLVGEVMQKMGVVPQSLPGGEIYQALEKGTIDAAEWVGPYDDQKLGFNKVAPHYYYPGWWEGGPEVDFFINQKAFDALSAENKAIIQSASSHAAVDMLAKYDARNPVALKQLIGAKIKLLPFTKDVLDASFKASQEVYAENDAKSPEWKKIYADFRNFQRDQVAWFRVAEGRFDSYMQTLKL; encoded by the coding sequence ATGGATCGTCGTTCAATCATCAAGCATGCGGGCATCGCGGGCGTGCTGGCCGCGGGTGTTGCGCCTGCCGTTCACGCACAGGCTGCCGTGCGCTGGCGCCTTGCGTCGAGCTTCCCCAAGCCCCTTGACACCATCTACGGCGGTGCCGAGGTGTTTGCCAATGCGGTGAAGGCCATGTCGGGCGGCAAGTTCGAGATTTCGGTGCACGCTGGCGGCGAACTGATGCCCGCCATGGGCGTGGCTGACGGCGTGCAGCAAGGCTCCGTGGAAATGTGCCACACCGTGCCGTACTACTTCTACGGCAAGAACCCCGCGTTCGCGCTGGGCTCCGCGATCCCGTTCGGCATGAATTCGCGCCAGATGAACGCGTGGATGATGCACGGCAACGGCCGCAAGCTGATGGACGAGTTCTACGCAGGCTACGGCATGCTGAGCTTCGCGGGCGGCAACACGGGCACGCAGATGGGCGGCTGGTACCGCAAGGAAATCAAGTCGGTCGCTGACCTTAAGGGCCTGAAGATGCGCCTGGGCGGCGGCCTCGTCGGCGAAGTGATGCAGAAGATGGGTGTTGTTCCCCAAAGCCTGCCAGGCGGCGAAATCTACCAGGCGCTGGAAAAAGGCACCATCGATGCGGCGGAATGGGTCGGCCCCTATGACGACCAGAAGCTGGGCTTCAACAAGGTGGCGCCTCACTACTACTACCCTGGCTGGTGGGAAGGCGGTCCTGAAGTGGACTTCTTCATCAACCAGAAGGCCTTCGATGCCCTGTCGGCCGAGAACAAGGCCATCATCCAGTCCGCTTCGTCGCACGCCGCTGTGGACATGCTGGCCAAGTACGACGCCCGCAACCCCGTGGCCCTCAAGCAACTGATCGGCGCGAAGATCAAGCTGCTGCCCTTCACCAAGGACGTGCTGGACGCTTCGTTCAAGGCTTCCCAGGAGGTGTACGCCGAGAACGATGCCAAGAGCCCCGAGTGGAAGAAGATCTATGCGGACTTCCGCAACTTCCAGCGCGACCAGGTGGCATGGTTCCGCGTGGCCGAAGGCCGTTTCGACAGCTACATGCAGACCCTCAAGCTCTGA
- a CDS encoding TRAP transporter large permease subunit, which produces MQMENFAPIMFAGLVVVMLIGFPVAFSLAALGLASGFFAIEMGWFPAVFMANLPINIFGILSNELLLAIPFFTFMGAILEKCGLAEDMLDSMGQLFGTVRGGLGYSVIIVGFILGAITGTVAGQVIAMALISLPVMIRYGYNMRYATGVLAASGTITQLVPPSLVLIVMADQLGRSVGDMYRGAWGPSILQVLIFAGYTFMLGVFKPHYLPGIPKEARTMSGAKLWLKCLRGIIPSALLIFAVLGSMGGLPGIDTAIATPTEAGAMGVVGAMVLAAIHKRLTLALMWEAMQGTMRLTAMVVFILIGARVFSMVFQGVDGAKWVEHMLSGLPGGQIGFLIAVNLFIFFLAFFLDFFEIAFIILPMLGPVADKLGIDLIWFGVLLCVNMQTSFMHPPFGFALFYLRGIANTLFKEGRIPKPVLSSDIYMGAIPWVIMQLLLVTIVIFVPQTVTMFLPKQEIIDTDKVQIEVPTDDLMRSEATPDAGGETAGENPFGNAPAEAASEPAK; this is translated from the coding sequence ATGCAAATGGAAAACTTTGCCCCGATCATGTTCGCGGGCTTGGTGGTGGTGATGCTGATCGGCTTCCCCGTCGCCTTCTCGCTGGCCGCGCTGGGGCTGGCCTCGGGCTTCTTCGCCATCGAGATGGGCTGGTTCCCCGCCGTCTTCATGGCCAACCTGCCCATCAATATCTTCGGGATCCTGAGCAACGAGCTTTTGCTGGCCATTCCGTTCTTCACCTTCATGGGCGCCATCCTCGAGAAATGCGGCCTGGCCGAAGACATGCTCGACTCCATGGGCCAGCTCTTCGGCACCGTGCGCGGCGGCCTGGGCTACTCGGTGATCATCGTGGGCTTCATCCTGGGGGCCATCACCGGCACGGTGGCGGGCCAGGTGATCGCCATGGCGCTCATCTCGCTGCCCGTCATGATCCGCTATGGCTACAACATGCGCTACGCCACCGGCGTGCTAGCCGCCTCGGGCACCATCACGCAGCTGGTGCCGCCCTCGCTCGTGCTGATCGTGATGGCCGACCAGCTGGGACGCTCGGTGGGTGACATGTACCGCGGCGCCTGGGGTCCCTCCATCCTGCAGGTGCTGATCTTCGCGGGCTACACGTTCATGCTGGGCGTCTTCAAGCCCCACTACCTGCCGGGCATCCCGAAGGAAGCGCGCACCATGTCGGGCGCCAAGCTGTGGCTCAAGTGCCTGCGCGGCATCATCCCGTCGGCCCTGCTGATCTTCGCCGTGCTGGGCTCCATGGGCGGCCTGCCCGGCATCGACACCGCCATTGCGACGCCGACCGAGGCGGGCGCCATGGGCGTGGTGGGCGCCATGGTCCTGGCCGCGATCCACAAGCGCCTGACGCTGGCCCTGATGTGGGAAGCCATGCAGGGCACCATGCGCCTGACCGCCATGGTGGTGTTCATCCTGATCGGTGCACGCGTGTTCTCGATGGTGTTCCAGGGCGTGGACGGTGCCAAGTGGGTCGAACACATGCTCTCGGGCCTGCCCGGCGGCCAGATCGGCTTCCTGATCGCGGTGAACCTGTTCATCTTCTTCCTGGCGTTCTTCCTCGACTTCTTCGAGATCGCCTTCATCATCCTGCCCATGCTGGGCCCCGTGGCCGACAAGCTGGGCATCGACCTGATCTGGTTCGGCGTGCTGCTGTGCGTGAACATGCAGACGAGCTTCATGCACCCGCCCTTCGGTTTCGCGCTTTTCTACCTGCGGGGTATCGCCAACACGCTCTTCAAGGAAGGCCGCATTCCCAAGCCCGTGCTGTCCAGCGACATCTACATGGGCGCGATTCCCTGGGTGATCATGCAGCTGCTGCTGGTGACCATCGTGATCTTCGTGCCACAGACGGTGACCATGTTCCTGCCCAAACAGGAGATCATCGACACCGACAAGGTCCAGATCGAGGTGCCGACGGATGACCTGATGCGCTCGGAAGCCACGCCCGATGCGGGCGGAGAAACCGCCGGCGAGAACCCTTTCGGCAACGCCCCGGCTGAAGCAGCGTCGGAACCGGCAAAGTGA
- a CDS encoding TRAP transporter small permease subunit, whose product MSALLKLALGMDWISGKLSKVATWTVLAAALISAGNAFIRYGLDLSSNAWLEIQWYLFAATVMLGAPFVLMLNEHVRVDIIYGKLRGNKQVYVDIAGLVVFLLPAMLLIAYLSWPLFTRAFFSGEMSGNAGGLIRWPAILLMPIGFSLMFLQGLAEIIKRVAYLRGIYQMSTHYEKPVQ is encoded by the coding sequence GTGTCAGCACTACTCAAATTAGCCTTGGGCATGGACTGGATTTCCGGCAAGCTCAGCAAGGTGGCCACGTGGACCGTCCTGGCCGCGGCGCTCATCTCGGCAGGCAACGCCTTCATCCGCTATGGCCTGGACCTCAGTTCCAACGCCTGGCTGGAGATCCAGTGGTACCTGTTCGCCGCCACCGTGATGCTGGGCGCCCCGTTCGTCCTCATGCTCAATGAGCACGTGCGCGTCGACATCATCTACGGCAAGCTGCGCGGCAACAAGCAGGTGTATGTCGATATCGCGGGCCTGGTGGTGTTTCTGCTGCCCGCCATGCTGCTGATCGCCTACCTGAGCTGGCCGCTGTTCACCCGTGCCTTCTTCTCGGGCGAAATGTCGGGCAATGCGGGGGGGCTGATCCGCTGGCCCGCCATCCTGCTCATGCCGATCGGTTTTTCACTGATGTTCCTGCAGGGCCTGGCCGAGATCATCAAGCGCGTGGCCTATCTGCGCGGCATCTACCAGATGAGCACCCACTACGAGAAACCGGTTCAGTAA
- a CDS encoding substrate-binding domain-containing protein, with protein MHRVQLHYTLSRDAGNALIRNPLPELLQAVAEHGSISGAARGLGLSYRHVWGALKRWEDQLGGELIIWGKGQSAQLSEFGAKLLWAERQAQARLAPQIAALHADLERAFAVAFDPHAHVLTLYASHDDALAALRAHAAAHGGTGALHLDIRFTGSVDAIRALNEGRCTLAGFHTVDNAKADSLTARTYQPLLQPGLHKIIGFAQRTQGLIVAPGNPLALHGLDDIARTGARFVNRPLGTGTRVLLDDLLAQAGIGATSIAGYALNEPSHTAVAQAVAAGAADVGMGIELAARARGLGFVPLVHERYHLACLKASLDQPATQALRALLQTPEWLERLGALPGYTPLHCGEVLAMSTVLPWWRFARPKRRARATA; from the coding sequence GTGCATAGGGTCCAACTTCACTACACACTCAGCCGCGATGCCGGCAACGCGCTGATCCGCAACCCGCTGCCCGAACTGCTGCAGGCGGTGGCGGAGCACGGGTCCATCTCCGGCGCGGCGCGGGGGCTGGGCCTGTCCTACCGCCACGTCTGGGGGGCCCTCAAGCGCTGGGAGGACCAGCTGGGCGGCGAACTCATCATCTGGGGCAAGGGCCAGTCGGCGCAGCTCAGCGAGTTCGGCGCCAAGCTGCTGTGGGCGGAGCGGCAGGCCCAGGCACGGCTCGCGCCGCAGATCGCCGCGCTGCACGCCGACCTGGAACGCGCATTCGCCGTGGCCTTCGACCCCCACGCCCATGTGCTCACCCTGTACGCCAGCCATGACGACGCTCTGGCCGCGCTGCGCGCCCATGCCGCGGCGCACGGCGGAACGGGCGCGCTGCATCTGGACATCCGCTTCACCGGCAGCGTGGATGCCATCCGCGCGTTGAACGAAGGGCGCTGCACGCTGGCGGGCTTTCACACCGTGGACAACGCCAAGGCGGACTCCCTGACGGCACGTACCTACCAGCCCCTGCTGCAGCCCGGGCTGCACAAGATCATCGGCTTTGCCCAGCGCACCCAGGGCCTCATCGTCGCACCCGGCAACCCGCTGGCGCTGCACGGCCTGGACGACATCGCCCGCACCGGGGCCCGCTTCGTGAACCGGCCGCTGGGCACCGGCACGCGCGTGCTGCTCGACGACCTGCTCGCGCAAGCCGGGATCGGGGCCACCTCCATCGCGGGCTATGCGCTCAACGAACCCTCTCACACGGCGGTGGCGCAGGCCGTGGCCGCGGGTGCCGCGGACGTGGGCATGGGCATCGAGCTGGCCGCGCGGGCGCGCGGACTGGGCTTCGTGCCGCTGGTGCACGAGCGCTACCACCTGGCATGCCTCAAGGCCAGCCTGGACCAGCCCGCCACGCAGGCGCTGCGCGCGCTGCTGCAGACCCCCGAATGGCTGGAGCGGCTGGGGGCCCTGCCGGGCTACACCCCCCTGCACTGCGGCGAAGTCCTGGCCATGAGCACCGTGCTGCCCTGGTGGCGCTTTGCCCGCCCCAAGCGCCGGGCACGCGCCACGGCCTGA
- a CDS encoding ABC transporter permease, translating into MSTLSESASTALQLTLSSDPVLWTIVGRSLSVSATACLLACGVGLVLGAWLGVARFAGRGAALAVLNTLLAVPSVVVGLVVYLVLSRSGPLGSLGWLFSFKAMVLAQAILVLPVVTALTRQVVEDAERAHGEQLRSMGAGPLLRALLLAWDERYALLTVLLASFGRAISEVGAVMIVGGNIDGFTRVMTTAIALETSKGDLPLALALGIILLAVVLALNVLIALVRRWRERVDGSASSTPVGVAA; encoded by the coding sequence ATGTCCACACTCTCGGAAAGCGCGAGCACAGCGCTGCAACTCACTCTCTCGTCCGACCCTGTCCTGTGGACCATCGTGGGCCGCTCCCTGTCGGTCAGCGCCACCGCATGCCTTCTTGCCTGTGGCGTGGGCCTGGTGCTGGGCGCCTGGCTGGGCGTGGCCCGCTTCGCCGGGCGCGGCGCCGCGCTGGCGGTGCTCAACACCTTGCTGGCGGTGCCGTCGGTGGTGGTGGGGCTGGTGGTGTACCTGGTGCTCTCGCGCAGCGGGCCGCTGGGCTCGCTGGGCTGGCTGTTCAGCTTCAAGGCCATGGTGCTGGCGCAGGCCATCCTGGTGTTGCCGGTGGTCACGGCGCTCACGCGCCAGGTGGTGGAGGATGCCGAGCGCGCGCATGGCGAACAGCTGCGCTCCATGGGCGCGGGCCCGCTGCTGCGCGCCCTGCTGCTGGCGTGGGACGAGCGCTACGCCCTGCTGACGGTGCTGCTGGCATCGTTTGGCCGCGCGATCTCGGAGGTGGGCGCGGTGATGATCGTGGGCGGCAACATCGACGGCTTCACGCGCGTGATGACCACCGCCATCGCCCTGGAGACCAGCAAGGGCGACCTGCCCCTGGCGCTGGCGCTGGGCATCATCCTGCTGGCCGTGGTGCTGGCGCTCAATGTGCTGATCGCGCTGGTGCGCCGCTGGCGCGAACGGGTGGACGGCTCTGCCTCCAGCACCCCCGTGGGGGTGGCGGCATGA
- a CDS encoding phosphate ABC transporter ATP-binding protein, with the protein MSGPLANPWVDLRQVTVRYGHVQALDRVTLRITPGERVALVGANGSGKSTLLRVLNGLADASGGGLQCDAALRQAMLFQRPHMLRTSARNNVALALWLRGVRWRDARVTALTALQRVGLRDIAAQNARTLSGGQQQRVALARAWALRPDVLLLDEPTASLDPHAKREVEALMADFAASHSAAGPAHPVTMVFSSHNLGQVKRLASRVIYMEHGRLVADLPVHDFFNGPLPEAARLFVKGELV; encoded by the coding sequence ATGAGCGGGCCCTTAGCAAACCCCTGGGTCGACCTGCGCCAGGTGACCGTGCGCTACGGCCACGTGCAGGCGCTGGACCGTGTCACGCTGCGCATCACCCCCGGCGAGCGCGTCGCGCTGGTGGGCGCCAACGGCAGCGGCAAAAGCACGCTGCTGCGCGTGCTCAACGGCCTGGCCGATGCCAGCGGGGGGGGCCTGCAGTGCGATGCCGCGCTGCGCCAGGCCATGCTGTTCCAGCGCCCGCACATGCTGCGCACCAGCGCACGGAACAACGTGGCGCTGGCCCTGTGGCTGCGGGGCGTGCGATGGCGCGATGCCCGAGTCACGGCGCTCACGGCGCTGCAGCGCGTGGGGCTGCGGGACATCGCCGCGCAGAACGCGCGCACCCTGTCGGGGGGGCAGCAGCAACGCGTGGCGCTGGCCCGCGCCTGGGCGCTGCGGCCCGACGTGTTGCTGCTGGACGAACCCACCGCCAGCCTCGACCCGCATGCCAAGCGCGAGGTCGAGGCCCTGATGGCCGACTTTGCCGCCAGCCACAGCGCGGCAGGCCCGGCGCACCCCGTGACCATGGTGTTCAGCAGCCACAACCTGGGCCAGGTCAAGCGCCTGGCCAGCCGCGTGATCTACATGGAGCATGGCCGCCTGGTGGCCGACCTGCCGGTGCACGATTTCTTCAACGGCCCCCTGCCGGAGGCCGCCCGTCTGTTTGTCAAAGGAGAGCTGGTATGA
- a CDS encoding extracellular solute-binding protein — MTSFKPFRAAALVPKALVAIVLVASGSAFAQSITMASTTSTEQSGLFGYLLPEFKKATGLDTKVVALGTGQALDMARRGDADVLFVHDQAAEEKFVADGWGVKRYPVMYNDFILIGPRNDPVGTKGKDIVQALQKLSAANGGFISRGDKSGTHAAELRYWKLAGADATKGSGYKECGCGMGPALNIAASSGAYVLADRGTWLNFKNRADLAILVEGDTRLFNQYGVMVVNPAKHPHVKAQDAQKFVDWVVSPAGQTAIASYKIGGEQLFFPNAAP, encoded by the coding sequence ATGACGAGTTTCAAGCCTTTTCGCGCTGCAGCGCTGGTACCCAAAGCGCTGGTAGCTATTGTTTTGGTAGCGTCTGGTTCCGCGTTTGCGCAGAGCATCACCATGGCGTCCACCACCTCCACGGAGCAGTCGGGCCTGTTCGGCTACCTGCTGCCCGAGTTCAAGAAGGCCACCGGGCTCGATACCAAGGTGGTGGCGCTGGGCACGGGGCAGGCGCTGGACATGGCGCGCCGGGGCGATGCCGACGTGCTGTTCGTGCACGATCAGGCGGCCGAGGAAAAGTTCGTGGCCGATGGCTGGGGCGTGAAGCGCTATCCAGTGATGTACAACGACTTCATCCTGATCGGCCCCAGGAACGACCCGGTGGGCACCAAGGGCAAGGACATCGTGCAAGCCCTGCAGAAGTTGTCCGCGGCCAACGGCGGCTTCATTTCGCGCGGCGACAAGAGCGGCACCCACGCGGCCGAGCTGCGCTACTGGAAGCTCGCGGGCGCCGACGCCACCAAGGGCAGCGGCTACAAGGAATGCGGCTGCGGCATGGGGCCCGCGCTCAACATCGCGGCATCGAGCGGCGCCTACGTGCTGGCCGACCGGGGCACCTGGCTCAACTTCAAGAACCGCGCCGACCTGGCCATCCTGGTCGAGGGCGACACCAGGCTCTTCAACCAGTACGGCGTGATGGTGGTGAACCCCGCCAAACACCCGCACGTGAAGGCGCAGGACGCGCAGAAGTTCGTGGACTGGGTGGTGTCGCCCGCGGGCCAAACCGCCATCGCCAGCTACAAGATTGGCGGCGAGCAGCTGTTCTTCCCGAACGCAGCCCCGTGA
- a CDS encoding molybdate ABC transporter substrate-binding protein codes for MEHRVRTAALAAAVVCVLALPLAGCSTVAAEALGAEKAPVQVYAAGSLREAFTEIARDHEARTGQKVALTFGASGLLRERIEKGEAAQVFASADTDHPERLAARGGWRAPVVFTRNALCALTSEQISATPGTLLATLLRSDVRVGTSTPKADPSGDYAWALFRQADKIQPGAYAQLDAKALKLTGGADSPKPPAGRGTYAWVMDQRQADVFLTYCTNAVAAQAEVPRLRVVQLPPALQVGAAYGMAVRADAPAAAQAFATALRQPAAQAVLRRLGFGPP; via the coding sequence ATGGAGCACCGCGTGAGGACGGCGGCCTTGGCCGCGGCCGTGGTTTGTGTGCTGGCCCTGCCGCTGGCGGGCTGTTCCACGGTGGCTGCCGAGGCCTTGGGCGCTGAAAAGGCACCCGTGCAGGTCTATGCCGCCGGCAGCCTGCGCGAGGCCTTCACCGAGATCGCGCGCGACCATGAAGCCCGCACCGGCCAGAAGGTGGCGCTGACCTTCGGGGCCTCGGGCCTGCTGCGCGAGCGCATCGAGAAGGGCGAGGCGGCCCAGGTCTTTGCCTCGGCCGACACCGACCATCCCGAGCGCCTGGCGGCCCGGGGCGGCTGGCGGGCGCCGGTGGTGTTCACGCGCAATGCGCTGTGTGCGCTGACCAGCGAACAGATCAGCGCCACCCCCGGCACCTTGCTGGCCACCTTGCTGCGCAGTGACGTGCGCGTGGGCACGTCCACGCCCAAGGCCGACCCGTCGGGCGACTACGCCTGGGCGCTGTTCCGCCAGGCCGACAAGATTCAGCCGGGCGCCTATGCCCAGCTGGATGCCAAGGCCCTGAAGCTCACGGGGGGCGCGGACTCGCCCAAGCCGCCCGCCGGCCGGGGCACTTACGCATGGGTGATGGACCAGCGCCAGGCCGATGTGTTTCTGACCTATTGCACGAACGCGGTGGCCGCGCAGGCCGAGGTGCCGCGCTTGCGGGTGGTGCAACTGCCCCCCGCGCTGCAGGTGGGGGCCGCCTATGGCATGGCGGTGCGCGCCGATGCCCCCGCTGCGGCGCAGGCGTTTGCCACCGCGCTGCGGCAACCGGCGGCGCAGGCCGTGCTGCGGCGGCTGGGGTTCGGGCCGCCCTGA
- a CDS encoding AarF/ABC1/UbiB kinase family protein, producing the protein MLIETLDTARDLGRLKEILGVMVRHGFGDTVRRLGLADRLERAGQALHWAHAADLARVEPPAQVRLALEELGPAFVKFGQILAGRADLFGPEWIAEFEKLHSQVPAVPLDVLRPQLREDLGAEPEEVFAWFDATPLAAASIAQVHRARLRDGTEVIVKIRRPGIADTIHADLRLLLRLAALAEAELPALKPYRPQQLVREFARSLRRELDLAGECRQAERIALNLAQLPHIVIPRVYWEHTRERLNVQDFIDGTPGGALGALVPEAGFDRSVLARRGAQAVLKMIVEDGLFHADPHPGNVFYLPGNRIAFIDFGMVGRLSQRRREELLQLLLGLVEHQPQAVADVLLDWTGDEHGVNLGQLETEVEAFVDQYHGVPLAQLSLGQMLADVTAILREHHLGLPADLALLIKAFISLEGMGRNLDPDFHMATEALPLLQQVARDRYHPRALAGRAWWTLRRALSTVEQLPDDVARLLRNARRGHFQVGIELAHLKRVGDQIDRSANRLAMALVIAALIIGSSIVMTVKGGPTLFGLPAFGFLGFFGAVVCGLWLVRAIWRSSHHRDDD; encoded by the coding sequence ATGCTCATAGAGACCCTGGACACGGCGCGCGACCTGGGGCGCCTGAAGGAAATTCTGGGTGTGATGGTGCGCCATGGCTTTGGCGACACCGTGCGCCGCCTCGGCCTGGCCGACAGGCTCGAACGCGCCGGCCAGGCCCTGCACTGGGCGCATGCCGCCGACCTGGCCCGCGTCGAGCCACCCGCCCAGGTGCGGCTGGCACTGGAAGAACTGGGGCCTGCGTTCGTGAAGTTCGGGCAGATCCTGGCGGGCCGCGCGGACCTCTTCGGCCCCGAGTGGATCGCCGAGTTTGAAAAGCTGCACAGCCAGGTGCCCGCCGTGCCCCTCGATGTGCTGCGCCCGCAACTGCGGGAAGACCTGGGGGCCGAGCCGGAAGAGGTGTTCGCCTGGTTCGACGCCACGCCGCTGGCCGCGGCCTCCATCGCGCAGGTGCACCGCGCGCGGCTGCGCGATGGCACCGAGGTGATCGTCAAGATCCGCCGCCCCGGCATTGCCGACACCATCCACGCCGACCTGCGCCTGCTGCTGCGCCTGGCCGCGCTGGCGGAGGCCGAACTGCCTGCGCTGAAACCTTACCGGCCGCAGCAGCTGGTGCGCGAGTTCGCGCGCTCCCTGCGCCGCGAACTCGACCTGGCCGGCGAATGCCGGCAGGCCGAGCGCATCGCGCTGAACCTGGCGCAGCTGCCCCACATCGTGATCCCGCGCGTGTACTGGGAGCACACCCGCGAGCGCCTGAATGTGCAGGACTTCATCGACGGAACGCCAGGCGGCGCGCTGGGGGCGCTGGTACCCGAAGCCGGATTCGACCGCTCGGTGCTCGCCCGGCGCGGCGCGCAGGCCGTGCTCAAGATGATCGTGGAGGATGGACTCTTCCATGCCGACCCGCATCCGGGCAACGTGTTCTACCTGCCGGGCAACCGCATTGCCTTCATCGACTTTGGCATGGTGGGCCGCCTGTCGCAGCGCCGGCGCGAAGAGCTGCTGCAGTTGCTGCTGGGCCTGGTGGAGCACCAGCCGCAGGCGGTGGCCGATGTGCTGCTGGACTGGACGGGCGACGAACACGGCGTCAACCTGGGCCAGCTGGAGACCGAGGTGGAGGCCTTCGTGGACCAGTACCACGGCGTGCCGCTGGCGCAGCTGAGCCTGGGCCAGATGCTGGCCGACGTGACCGCCATCCTGCGCGAACACCACCTGGGCCTGCCGGCGGACCTGGCGCTGCTGATCAAGGCCTTCATCTCCCTCGAAGGCATGGGCCGCAACCTGGACCCGGACTTCCACATGGCCACCGAGGCCCTGCCCCTGCTCCAGCAGGTGGCGCGCGACCGCTACCACCCCCGGGCGCTGGCGGGCCGCGCCTGGTGGACGCTGCGGCGCGCGCTATCGACCGTGGAGCAGTTGCCCGACGATGTCGCGCGGCTGCTGCGCAATGCGCGGCGCGGGCATTTTCAGGTGGGCATCGAGCTGGCCCACCTCAAGCGCGTGGGCGACCAGATCGACCGTTCGGCCAACCGGCTCGCGATGGCGCTGGTGATTGCCGCGCTGATCATCGGCTCGTCCATCGTGATGACCGTCAAGGGCGGACCCACGCTGTTCGGCCTGCCGGCTTTCGGGTTTCTCGGATTCTTCGGCGCGGTGGTCTGCGGCCTGTGGCTGGTGCGCGCCATCTGGCGCAGCAGCCACCACCGCGACGACGACTGA
- a CDS encoding DUF2269 family protein — MSLYLILKWIHIVSSVLLVGTGLGSAFYLFFTNRSGNVQAQAVVSRLVVRADWWFTTPTVFIQPATGLAMAAMAGLPWSTPWLAASLVLYAVAGACWVPVVWLQLRMRDMAAEAARSGSAPPARYWRYARRWEALGYPAFAAMAVVFYLMVNKPALAF; from the coding sequence ATGAGCCTGTACCTCATCCTCAAGTGGATTCACATCGTCTCCAGCGTGCTGCTGGTGGGCACCGGGCTGGGCTCGGCGTTCTACCTCTTCTTCACCAACCGCAGCGGCAACGTGCAGGCGCAGGCCGTGGTCAGCCGCCTCGTGGTGCGCGCCGACTGGTGGTTCACCACCCCCACGGTCTTCATCCAGCCGGCCACGGGGCTGGCGATGGCCGCGATGGCGGGCCTGCCGTGGAGCACGCCGTGGCTGGCCGCATCGCTCGTGCTCTACGCGGTGGCCGGTGCGTGCTGGGTGCCGGTGGTGTGGCTGCAATTGCGCATGCGCGACATGGCGGCGGAGGCGGCGCGCAGCGGCAGCGCCCCGCCCGCGCGGTACTGGCGCTATGCACGCCGGTGGGAGGCGCTGGGCTACCCCGCCTTCGCGGCCATGGCGGTGGTGTTCTACCTGATGGTGAACAAGCCCGCGCTGGCGTTCTGA
- a CDS encoding DoxX-like family protein — protein sequence MAPPQHRLLRYSLVAVWLATAFASVWELHGQSRELLAGLPRAWTDGGAPWLPTALILAGAAADLVLGLWLALRPGRCAYAAALLLMAAMTLLATLIHPAWWLHPLGPLTKNLPIAAILWVLLQDTTTSPPPP from the coding sequence ATGGCGCCGCCGCAACACCGTCTGCTGCGCTACAGCCTGGTCGCGGTCTGGCTGGCCACCGCCTTCGCCAGCGTGTGGGAGCTCCACGGCCAGAGCCGCGAGCTGCTGGCGGGCCTGCCCAGGGCGTGGACCGACGGTGGTGCACCGTGGCTGCCCACCGCCCTCATCCTGGCCGGGGCCGCTGCCGACCTCGTGCTGGGGCTGTGGCTGGCGTTGCGCCCCGGGCGTTGCGCATATGCGGCCGCACTGCTTCTGATGGCCGCCATGACGCTGCTGGCCACGCTCATCCACCCCGCATGGTGGCTGCACCCCTTGGGGCCGCTCACCAAGAACCTGCCCATCGCCGCCATCCTGTGGGTGCTGCTGCAGGACACAACCACCTCGCCGCCCCCGCCATGA